One part of the Nostoc sp. PCC 7120 = FACHB-418 genome encodes these proteins:
- a CDS encoding DUF2267 domain-containing protein, with protein sequence MTTSIPEKNIPFLEKVKAESGLGDIYDARDITEVVFRVMRDLMTTEAADRVEAELHEPAEESDDKSLQMEIADLWHDTNPLVGFLSRVRPPWQGPGIFKIDSDRFLFRVANEGGMQPNVDREQVVKAVFSATKDELSPERIEEISSWLPDKVRQIWEEA encoded by the coding sequence ATGACAACTTCCATCCCAGAAAAAAATATACCTTTTTTAGAAAAAGTAAAAGCAGAAAGTGGTCTAGGCGATATTTATGATGCCAGAGATATAACTGAAGTGGTTTTTCGGGTCATGCGTGATTTGATGACTACGGAAGCTGCGGACAGAGTTGAAGCAGAATTACATGAACCTGCGGAAGAAAGTGATGATAAATCTCTGCAAATGGAAATTGCAGATTTGTGGCATGATACCAATCCTCTGGTTGGCTTCTTGAGTCGAGTACGTCCACCTTGGCAAGGCCCTGGCATTTTTAAAATTGATAGCGATCGCTTCTTATTTCGGGTAGCTAATGAGGGGGGAATGCAGCCAAATGTAGATAGAGAACAAGTAGTAAAAGCTGTGTTTTCTGCCACAAAAGATGAATTATCACCAGAACGAATTGAAGAAATTTCTAGTTGGTTGCCTGATAAAGTTCGTCAAATTTGGGAAGAAGCTTAA
- a CDS encoding sensor histidine kinase, translating into MFQATRRRLAIWYTAVTAVLLLLFASGVYLYVRSTLVERIDDTLNHVVEIVERSLVIEPVNGEPEKLRINVEASFRNNANTVEDDHIDLEWFSSTGELIWSTFSEPLNIPIHSNRTGETVHVFKQDRWINPGTQKLLIPTQDSGLLLRQVTQRVEIGRQVLGYLRVSHPWFEVTKPSRQLIFDLALGTGLMVISVAASGWFLSGKAMEPVGESYQRLKQFTADASHELRSPITLIQTNVQVALADLDLTESEVTTSSNYRQQLKVVERLTQRLGKLVNDLLFLARQDGGVSRDGFSSCPLDALLMDVVEEQQLVATEKAITLNLHLIDPADFETSPEILEHWFTLIGNWDQLMRLFTNLIGNALHYTPAGGAVNVELMRIDKVRYNTSQLQIKVSDTGIGIPTEALPRLFDRFYRVDPARTHKSGNAGKDNATGSGLGLAIAQAIVEHHHGNILVESTLGNGTTFIVTLPITLES; encoded by the coding sequence ATGTTTCAAGCTACTCGTCGCCGTCTGGCTATTTGGTACACTGCGGTAACTGCGGTATTGTTGCTGCTGTTTGCTAGTGGTGTGTATTTATATGTCCGTAGTACTTTGGTGGAACGGATCGACGATACGCTCAATCATGTAGTGGAAATAGTCGAGCGATCGCTTGTCATTGAACCAGTGAACGGTGAGCCTGAGAAGCTACGTATTAATGTAGAGGCAAGTTTTCGCAACAATGCCAATACTGTAGAAGATGATCACATTGATCTGGAGTGGTTTAGCTCCACTGGTGAATTAATCTGGTCAACTTTTTCTGAACCTTTAAATATTCCTATTCACAGTAACCGCACAGGTGAAACTGTTCATGTTTTTAAACAAGACAGATGGATAAATCCAGGAACGCAAAAGCTTCTAATCCCCACTCAAGATTCAGGACTACTATTGCGACAAGTCACACAACGAGTGGAAATTGGACGGCAAGTTTTGGGATATCTGCGTGTGAGTCATCCTTGGTTTGAAGTAACTAAACCGAGTCGCCAGTTAATTTTTGACTTGGCGCTGGGTACTGGGTTAATGGTGATTTCTGTCGCGGCTAGTGGATGGTTTCTTTCGGGTAAAGCAATGGAACCAGTTGGTGAATCTTACCAACGTCTCAAGCAATTTACTGCGGATGCTTCCCATGAACTCAGAAGTCCCATCACTTTGATTCAAACTAATGTCCAAGTTGCTTTGGCTGACTTGGATTTGACTGAATCTGAGGTTACTACCTCTTCCAATTATCGCCAACAGTTAAAGGTGGTGGAACGGCTAACGCAGCGTTTGGGTAAGTTAGTCAATGACTTATTATTTCTAGCACGTCAGGATGGTGGTGTAAGCAGAGATGGTTTTTCATCTTGTCCGCTTGATGCTTTACTGATGGATGTGGTGGAAGAACAACAGCTTGTAGCTACAGAAAAAGCAATTACTCTGAATCTGCACTTAATTGATCCTGCTGATTTTGAAACTAGCCCTGAAATATTAGAACATTGGTTCACACTGATAGGGAATTGGGATCAACTGATGCGATTATTTACTAATTTGATTGGTAACGCTTTACACTATACCCCCGCAGGTGGTGCGGTAAATGTGGAACTAATGCGTATAGACAAGGTTCGCTATAATACATCACAGTTACAAATTAAGGTGAGTGATACGGGAATTGGTATTCCGACTGAAGCATTACCGCGATTATTTGATCGTTTTTATCGAGTTGATCCTGCACGCACTCATAAGAGTGGGAATGCAGGTAAAGATAATGCTACAGGTTCAGGATTAGGACTAGCGATCGCGCAAGCTATTGTGGAACATCACCACGGTAACATTCTAGTCGAAAGCACTTTAGGTAACGGTACTACTTTTATTGTCACTTTACCCATAACTCTAGAGTCTTAA
- a CDS encoding pre-peptidase C-terminal domain-containing protein codes for MGTYNGTTPFPDPGSSTSTALDTGLLIGGSLLSTPSLFQDNLSRLIPSDLSDYYRFTLSSSSIVTLELDGLTDNVNLFLRNSAGSSLAASSNAGTTAERIRFSISDPPDNPFYAHAFIPSGSISTPYDLRLSAEVIQQNNINDNTIANARNIGTFNTTTSITPVTDYVSGSGQVIDQNDYYSFTLTNSGTVDINLNSLNGTDTLYADLQLISSSNSVIQTSATVGTSLESISRSLAAGTYYIRAYSQSDPGNYNLEFNFSADPPDAGGNTSDTSTPINLPATFSEIISDQVSLGDSSDYYQFTLASASLVEIQFTSLTADANLYLQTQNGGNILSSTQPGTALDAVRLSLNAGTYNILVNRGSTETAQYTLSGFAQAIGNDQAPNSTTLALNLNLNSPISLNEFVGNIDTNDYYKFTVNGTTEINLDLSILNSYLLDPQLVNADVQILNSGGTQVAISNQTGNSNESINTILGAGTYFIRVYTSGLANTFYDLNITAQSQALLVQDINPTGNSDPANLTTLGNTLYFTANDGINGVQLWSSNGDITTRLSNISSFNPTNLIVFNNRLYFAASNDTFGRELWEYNGTTVNRISDINVGAGNSNPGNLTVAGNKLFFTAVDNDSIRKLWVYNGTNVNLVDVNASFSNSSTPTFTTTFNNQLFFTAQNNSQLWSTDGTIGGTQVISAGGITKSTPRNLTVVGNTLYFTANNGTSGHEIWQYQNGTTASLLEDITPGNNSFAPSSLTAVGNTLYFVTDSDNDFNLELWKSDGTAAGTDIIGTDGQAPNLGLGSFSLTAVDNTLYFVANDPISGLELWKTDGTFANTAVVRNISSGAADSLPTGLVNFNGTLAFAASDGINREVWFSNGTELNTRKVSNINPTGNANPASLTVVGTKLFFTANGANGTELYVI; via the coding sequence ATGGGAACCTACAACGGTACCACACCATTCCCCGATCCGGGCAGTAGCACATCAACCGCCCTAGACACTGGACTCTTGATTGGAGGCTCGCTCCTCAGCACACCAAGCTTATTTCAAGATAACCTCAGCCGTCTCATTCCATCTGATCTATCTGATTACTACAGATTCACTCTTAGCAGTTCCAGCATAGTCACCCTGGAACTGGATGGATTAACAGATAACGTAAATTTATTTTTGCGAAACAGTGCTGGTAGTTCCCTTGCGGCTTCCAGTAATGCTGGAACTACGGCAGAGAGAATTCGTTTTAGCATTTCTGACCCACCAGATAACCCATTTTACGCACACGCTTTTATCCCCTCTGGTTCAATTTCCACCCCTTATGATCTTCGGCTTTCCGCAGAAGTTATTCAGCAAAACAATATAAACGACAATACAATAGCTAATGCTAGAAATATTGGTACATTTAACACCACTACTAGCATTACTCCCGTAACTGATTATGTTAGTGGTTCAGGTCAAGTTATAGATCAAAACGACTACTATAGTTTCACATTAACCAACAGTGGAACAGTTGACATCAACTTAAACAGTCTGAATGGTACAGATACTCTCTATGCTGATCTTCAACTTATAAGTAGTTCCAACTCAGTTATTCAAACTAGCGCCACTGTTGGAACATCATTAGAATCAATAAGTCGTAGTCTTGCAGCTGGTACATACTATATCCGGGCCTATTCTCAGTCAGATCCCGGTAACTATAATTTAGAGTTTAACTTTAGCGCCGATCCACCAGATGCTGGGGGAAACACATCTGATACTTCTACCCCAATTAACCTACCCGCAACCTTTTCAGAGATAATTTCGGATCAAGTTAGTCTCGGAGATTCTAGCGACTATTATCAGTTCACTCTAGCTTCAGCATCCCTGGTAGAGATCCAATTCACATCCCTGACAGCAGATGCAAATTTATATCTTCAAACCCAAAATGGTGGTAACATTCTCAGTTCAACTCAGCCAGGAACAGCCTTAGATGCCGTTCGGTTGAGTTTGAATGCTGGTACTTACAATATTTTAGTTAATCGGGGTTCTACAGAAACTGCACAATATACCTTGAGTGGTTTTGCTCAAGCAATAGGAAATGATCAAGCACCCAACAGTACAACATTAGCGCTGAATCTGAACTTAAATAGTCCTATTTCTCTCAATGAATTTGTAGGCAATATAGATACTAACGATTACTATAAATTCACAGTAAATGGGACTACAGAAATCAATCTTGATCTAAGTATTTTGAATAGCTATTTATTAGATCCACAACTAGTTAATGCAGATGTGCAAATACTTAACTCTGGTGGTACACAAGTAGCTATATCTAACCAAACTGGAAATAGCAACGAAAGCATCAACACCATATTAGGTGCTGGTACTTACTTTATTCGTGTCTATACTTCTGGTTTAGCTAATACATTCTATGATTTGAATATCACAGCCCAGTCCCAAGCTCTCTTAGTTCAAGATATTAATCCTACTGGTAATTCCGATCCTGCAAACCTTACCACATTAGGCAACACACTGTATTTCACAGCTAATGATGGTATAAATGGTGTGCAGCTATGGAGCAGTAACGGTGATATAACTACTCGTTTGAGTAATATCAGTAGCTTTAACCCTACTAATCTGATAGTTTTCAACAATAGGTTGTATTTCGCTGCTAGTAATGACACTTTCGGTAGAGAACTGTGGGAATATAACGGTACTACAGTCAACAGAATTAGTGACATTAATGTTGGTGCTGGCAATTCTAATCCTGGTAATTTAACTGTCGCTGGAAACAAACTTTTCTTTACAGCCGTTGATAATGATAGCATCAGGAAACTATGGGTTTATAATGGCACAAACGTTAATTTAGTAGATGTTAACGCAAGTTTTTCTAATAGTAGTACACCCACTTTTACTACTACTTTTAATAATCAACTCTTCTTCACAGCCCAAAACAATAGTCAACTTTGGTCAACCGATGGAACTATCGGTGGTACACAGGTTATAAGTGCAGGGGGAATAACAAAATCAACTCCTCGTAACTTGACAGTTGTTGGTAATACTCTATATTTCACCGCCAACAATGGCACGAGTGGACATGAAATATGGCAGTATCAAAACGGCACTACAGCCAGCCTCTTGGAGGATATTACCCCAGGTAATAATTCTTTTGCCCCTAGTTCTCTGACGGCCGTTGGTAATACCTTATATTTTGTCACAGATAGCGACAATGACTTTAATTTGGAACTGTGGAAGAGTGATGGTACTGCGGCTGGAACCGATATTATTGGAACCGATGGACAGGCACCCAACTTGGGTCTAGGTTCCTTTTCTTTAACTGCTGTGGACAACACGCTCTATTTTGTAGCAAATGATCCGATTTCTGGTTTAGAACTCTGGAAAACAGATGGTACATTTGCCAACACAGCAGTAGTGAGAAATATCTCAAGTGGTGCTGCTGACAGTCTTCCCACTGGCCTCGTCAACTTCAATGGTACTCTCGCTTTTGCCGCTTCAGATGGTATCAATCGAGAGGTGTGGTTCAGTAACGGCACAGAGCTAAATACACGCAAGGTTAGCAACATTAACCCTACAGGAAATGCTAACCCTGCTTCGCTCACTGTCGTTGGTACGAAACTGTTCTTCACCGCTAACGGGGCTAACGGCACGGAATTATACGTAATTTAA